The Campylobacter sp. CN_NE2 genome contains a region encoding:
- a CDS encoding NTP/NDP exchange transporter, which translates to MNKAKFKDKFDLLFEIRREEFKLLLYSAFFIFSLFCSYALLRPIRDALGIHGGSDELKWLFLGTFVATLVCSFVAMWLSGAIRRKLYTDAIFIFFALNLLGFFVAMRFIDAQSPAFATLCKVFYIWVSVFNLFVISSAWSVLADVFRKETSKSMFGIISAGASLGGIAGASLVSFLRGVSTQNFIFLSAFLLLFALILKNLIIKESLNLLPNADEKANFTQKFSTPLPSKNPLDGFKIIAKSPYLLSFVGFVLLLTSVSTFLYMEQARIVRAVFDTREARAAAFANIDLIVQSASFFIQIFLTAKIAKFFGIKWLLALLGFVIALGFIMLNFTHPAFWGIALVMSLRRVGEYALVKPAREMLFVPLDSESKYKVKNFLDTVVYRGGDALSSQVESVALAKFGVSGVLILGAIISFVWGILGLNLSKKYEKLK; encoded by the coding sequence ATGAACAAAGCGAAATTTAAAGATAAATTTGACTTGCTTTTTGAAATAAGGCGCGAAGAATTCAAGCTTTTGCTTTACAGTGCGTTTTTTATTTTTTCGCTTTTTTGCTCGTATGCGCTTTTGCGCCCGATTCGCGATGCACTGGGGATCCACGGCGGAAGCGACGAGTTAAAATGGCTATTTTTAGGCACTTTTGTCGCCACGCTTGTTTGTTCGTTTGTGGCTATGTGGCTAAGCGGGGCTATTAGGCGCAAACTCTACACCGACGCCATTTTTATATTTTTTGCCCTAAATTTGCTTGGCTTTTTCGTGGCTATGAGATTTATTGACGCCCAAAGCCCCGCATTTGCCACGCTTTGCAAGGTTTTTTACATTTGGGTGAGCGTTTTTAATCTCTTTGTCATAAGCTCGGCTTGGAGCGTTTTGGCTGATGTTTTTAGAAAAGAAACTAGCAAATCAATGTTTGGCATAATCAGCGCGGGAGCGAGTTTGGGCGGGATTGCAGGGGCTAGTTTGGTTAGCTTTTTGCGTGGAGTTTCGACGCAAAATTTCATATTTTTGTCGGCTTTTTTGCTACTTTTTGCCTTGATTTTGAAAAATTTAATCATAAAAGAGAGTCTAAATTTACTCCCTAATGCCGATGAAAAGGCAAATTTCACTCAAAAATTCAGCACTCCACTACCTAGCAAAAACCCGCTTGATGGCTTTAAAATCATCGCTAAATCGCCCTATTTGCTATCTTTTGTAGGCTTTGTTTTATTGCTTACAAGCGTTAGCACATTTTTATACATGGAACAAGCTAGAATCGTCCGAGCCGTCTTTGATACCCGCGAAGCCAGAGCCGCAGCCTTTGCAAACATCGATCTCATCGTGCAAAGTGCTAGTTTTTTTATACAAATTTTCCTAACGGCAAAAATCGCTAAATTTTTTGGCATAAAGTGGCTTTTGGCTCTGCTTGGATTTGTGATTGCGCTCGGATTTATTATGCTAAATTTCACGCACCCAGCATTCTGGGGCATTGCGCTTGTGATGAGCCTGCGTAGGGTCGGCGAATACGCCCTTGTAAAACCGGCTCGCGAAATGCTTTTTGTCCCGCTTGATAGCGAGAGCAAATACAAGGTCAAAAACTTCCTTGACACGGTCGTTTATCGTGGCGGAGACGCGCTCTCATCGCAAGTTGAAAGCGTAGCACTGGCTAAATTTGGCGTGAGTGGAGTTTTGATTTTGGGTGCAATAATTTCGTTTGTTTGGGGAATTTTGGGTCTAAATTTAAGTAAAAAATATGAGAAATTAAAATAA
- a CDS encoding tripartite tricarboxylate transporter TctB family protein yields MSLSVISSFLLTVLGIVYAVATFMLPEAALGRPHEPKIFPAMLAIFLIVCGTILLVKEFKAQQLEKKQYGGISRISAKYVLQILLTVVNGVIYTLIFNQIGYVFSTIIFLILQFLIFGGVKNLKYGIIVSIIFSLAIYFIFNNLLGIILPNSALGFI; encoded by the coding sequence ATGTCGCTTTCAGTTATATCATCATTTCTTTTAACGGTTTTAGGTATAGTGTATGCGGTTGCTACATTTATGTTGCCCGAAGCCGCATTAGGCAGACCGCACGAGCCAAAAATTTTTCCTGCTATGTTAGCTATTTTTTTAATTGTGTGCGGTACTATTTTGCTTGTGAAAGAATTTAAGGCTCAACAACTCGAAAAAAAACAATACGGGGGCATAAGCAGAATTTCTGCAAAATATGTTCTTCAAATATTATTAACTGTCGTAAATGGCGTAATTTATACGCTTATATTTAATCAGATAGGATATGTTTTTTCAACAATTATATTTTTGATACTTCAATTTTTAATCTTTGGCGGAGTTAAAAATTTAAAATACGGAATAATTGTTTCCATTATTTTTTCTTTGGCTATATATTTTATCTTTAATAATCTACTTGGCATTATTTTGCCTAACTCAGCATTAGGCTTTATATAA
- a CDS encoding aldo/keto reductase — protein MKYTNLGQTDIKISQICLGCMGFGRPNPNFLTWTDGDEKTCEKVVARALELGINYFDTANVYTNGDSEIYLGKALRNLGVKREDVIIETKVFFNEGKLSKTAIMREIEGSLKRLNMDYVDVYMIHRFDYDHEIYETMSALHELVKAGKVRTLGASAMYGYQFFNMQLCAKRENLTKFSVMQNHYSLIYREDERDLIPVCRQFGTSIAPYSPLAGGHLAHTSWDGYSKRVNKDKVLRVKYDEFKESDLKIIARIDEVAKNRGVNMAQIALSWHFAKGVDSPVLGAIKPEHLDDWVKSLEISLDESEIKYLEELYVPHKVVGAINKGGPERIERK, from the coding sequence ATGAAATACACAAATTTAGGGCAAACTGATATTAAAATTTCGCAAATTTGCCTTGGTTGTATGGGTTTTGGCAGACCAAATCCAAACTTTCTTACTTGGACTGACGGGGACGAGAAAACCTGCGAAAAGGTCGTAGCAAGAGCATTGGAGCTTGGTATAAACTATTTTGATACTGCAAATGTCTATACCAACGGCGATTCTGAGATTTATCTAGGCAAGGCACTTCGAAATTTAGGCGTCAAAAGAGAAGATGTCATCATCGAAACTAAGGTATTTTTCAACGAAGGCAAACTAAGCAAAACGGCAATCATGCGTGAAATCGAAGGCTCACTAAAACGCCTAAATATGGACTATGTCGATGTGTATATGATACATCGCTTCGACTACGACCATGAAATTTATGAAACTATGAGCGCGCTTCATGAGTTAGTAAAAGCCGGAAAAGTCCGAACGCTCGGGGCTAGTGCGATGTATGGTTATCAGTTTTTTAACATGCAACTATGTGCCAAACGCGAAAATTTGACCAAATTTAGCGTTATGCAAAATCATTATAGCCTGATTTATAGGGAAGATGAGCGAGATTTGATCCCTGTGTGTAGGCAGTTTGGCACAAGTATCGCGCCGTATAGTCCGCTAGCTGGCGGTCATCTAGCTCACACTTCGTGGGACGGGTATTCAAAGCGAGTAAATAAAGACAAGGTTTTGCGCGTAAAATACGATGAATTTAAAGAAAGCGACCTTAAAATCATCGCTAGGATTGATGAAGTAGCGAAAAATCGTGGCGTAAATATGGCGCAAATCGCTTTGTCTTGGCACTTTGCTAAGGGTGTGGATAGCCCAGTTCTTGGCGCAATTAAGCCTGAGCATTTAGATGACTGGGTTAAAAGCCTTGAAATCAGCCTTGATGAGAGTGAAATCAAATACCTTGAAGAGCTGTATGTCCCGCACAAAGTGGTAGGCGCTATCAACAAAGGCGGACCGGAACGAATCGAGCGAAAATAA
- a CDS encoding aldo/keto reductase translates to MQRRSFLKNSMALGAMALGLNPLFANEILGENMQNSSNLIPNFILNNGREIPILGYGTWDIRGKDGLRAIENALEVGYRHIDSAQYYRNEDIVGEAVRNSGIKRDEIFVTSKLMWGANVGKEGAKRAVYESLDALKFDYIDLYLIHAPYGDIKGIWAGFCELVEKGLIKSIGVSNFSVDLVRELCDEFAMKPVLNQIELHPFKQQIRAQTGLDKLGVATQAYSPFGTGSSKILKNETLQKIGEKYGKTAAQVILRWQIQRNIITIPKTATKSRMIENISIFDFKLSDDDMREIANLNR, encoded by the coding sequence ATGCAAAGACGAAGTTTTTTAAAAAATTCTATGGCGTTGGGGGCTATGGCATTGGGCTTAAATCCACTTTTTGCAAATGAAATTTTAGGAGAAAATATGCAAAATTCATCAAATTTAATTCCAAATTTTATTTTAAATAACGGCAGGGAAATCCCTATTTTAGGATATGGGACTTGGGATATTCGTGGCAAAGACGGGCTTAGAGCCATAGAAAATGCCCTAGAAGTCGGCTACCGCCACATTGACTCAGCGCAGTATTATCGCAACGAAGACATCGTGGGCGAGGCTGTGCGAAATAGCGGTATTAAGCGAGATGAGATTTTCGTAACTTCAAAGCTAATGTGGGGCGCAAATGTGGGCAAAGAGGGTGCAAAAAGGGCAGTTTATGAAAGCCTAGATGCGCTTAAATTTGATTATATTGATTTGTATCTAATCCACGCTCCGTATGGCGATATTAAGGGCATTTGGGCTGGGTTTTGCGAGCTAGTAGAAAAGGGGCTAATAAAATCAATCGGCGTTAGCAATTTTAGCGTGGATTTAGTGAGAGAGCTTTGCGATGAATTTGCTATGAAACCTGTGCTTAATCAAATCGAGCTTCACCCTTTCAAACAACAAATTCGTGCGCAAACCGGGCTTGATAAGCTTGGTGTCGCCACTCAGGCTTATTCGCCTTTTGGCACGGGAAGTTCTAAAATTTTAAAAAATGAAACGCTTCAAAAAATTGGCGAAAAATACGGCAAAACGGCAGCACAAGTTATTTTGCGTTGGCAAATCCAAAGAAATATTATCACTATCCCAAAAACCGCGACAAAGTCCCGTATGATCGAAAATATAAGCATTTTTGATTTCAAACTTAGCGATGATGATATGAGAGAGATTGCAAATTTAAACAGATAA
- a CDS encoding flavin reductase family protein, producing MAIINVDIQKSYHILNHGATTIVSAEFDGVKNAMAVTWACPLDYDKVTIVPHNGSFTRTLIEKSGYFAVQIPVFTQKDLLLNLGDENNSRFDNPHKMDGVELFYKDEFKVPLVAGCAAWIICKVIPEPHNEQTYDLFIGQVVAAYGDDRVFDGSHWHFDEVGDELKTLHYVAGKKFYLDGKGV from the coding sequence ATGGCAATAATTAATGTCGATATTCAAAAATCCTACCACATTTTAAACCACGGTGCCACGACGATAGTCTCGGCTGAATTTGACGGCGTAAAAAACGCTATGGCGGTTACTTGGGCGTGTCCGCTTGATTACGACAAAGTTACGATAGTGCCACACAACGGCTCATTTACACGCACTCTTATCGAAAAAAGCGGATATTTTGCCGTGCAAATTCCGGTTTTTACGCAAAAAGATCTGCTTTTAAATTTGGGTGATGAAAACAATTCTCGCTTCGACAACCCGCATAAAATGGACGGCGTGGAGCTGTTTTATAAAGATGAATTCAAAGTCCCGCTAGTCGCAGGTTGCGCTGCATGGATTATTTGCAAGGTTATCCCGGAACCTCACAATGAGCAGACCTACGACCTTTTTATCGGACAGGTTGTGGCAGCTTATGGCGACGATAGGGTTTTTGACGGCAGCCACTGGCATTTTGATGAAGTTGGCGATGAGCTAAAAACGCTTCATTATGTAGCAGGGAAAAAATTTTATCTTGACGGCAAGGGTGTTTGA
- a CDS encoding flavodoxin family protein — MSKILLINGSPNKNGSTNLALSEIAKELENNGVQSEILYLGKKAINDCIACFSCAKTGRCAIKDDSINDIIQRLDEFDGIVAGSPVYYAGPTARIQAFLTRLFFVGGNKFSGKIGASVLIARRGGASASFDRLNKFFTIANMFLAGSQYWNEAHAMTPDDLPKDEEGLQTMRTLAKNIAWFVKNKEFAKNAVAMPEYEEQILTNFIR; from the coding sequence ATGTCAAAAATCTTACTAATAAACGGCAGTCCGAACAAAAACGGAAGCACAAATTTAGCTCTTAGCGAAATCGCAAAAGAGCTCGAAAATAACGGCGTTCAAAGCGAAATTTTATACCTTGGCAAAAAGGCGATAAATGATTGCATTGCCTGTTTTTCTTGCGCTAAAACTGGGCGTTGCGCCATAAAAGACGATTCCATAAATGACATAATCCAAAGGCTTGATGAATTTGACGGCATTGTAGCCGGAAGCCCTGTGTATTATGCCGGACCCACAGCTAGAATTCAGGCGTTTTTGACAAGGCTTTTTTTCGTGGGCGGAAATAAATTTAGCGGTAAAATCGGCGCAAGTGTCCTTATAGCTAGGCGTGGCGGGGCTAGTGCGAGTTTTGATAGGCTAAATAAATTTTTTACGATTGCAAATATGTTTTTGGCTGGTTCGCAGTATTGGAACGAAGCCCACGCCATGACGCCCGATGACCTTCCAAAGGACGAAGAGGGCTTGCAGACCATGCGAACACTAGCCAAAAATATCGCTTGGTTTGTCAAAAACAAAGAATTTGCCAAAAATGCTGTTGCTATGCCAGAATATGAAGAGCAAATTTTGACAAATTTCATTAGGTAA
- a CDS encoding tripartite tricarboxylate transporter substrate binding protein, translated as MSLFGKSKKFFVSSLCVVALGAAIVGCQNNSGSSNANAKAEANYPSGNLDLVAPAGAGGGWDTTIRMVAKTLSDTGIVKAPMPVRNAPGAGGAVHLSTLQAANKKADPNTITVYSPPILFFNLNGSSPYGFRDTTPLARLIADYAAFVVKADSPYQTIHDVMEALKENPKAVKIGGTSAIGSMDHVQFLIIAQAAGVSNIGKIDYVPFDDGDGPAQLLGGHIDLFSTGLSDVKGLVESGDLRVLAQTAEKRIGEGKMAEIPTCIESGINATFINWRGLFGTPDMPGYAVKFWRDALRALQDTKEWTQVCKEKGWDNIYMDAPEFVRFLEKTEGEYIGVMKEIGMLKK; from the coding sequence ATGAGTCTATTTGGTAAATCGAAAAAATTTTTCGTTTCATCACTTTGTGTAGTTGCTTTGGGTGCTGCTATTGTTGGCTGCCAAAACAATTCAGGTAGCTCAAATGCAAACGCAAAAGCAGAAGCTAACTATCCGTCAGGCAACCTTGACTTAGTTGCTCCGGCAGGTGCAGGTGGCGGTTGGGATACAACAATCCGCATGGTTGCTAAAACTCTAAGCGACACAGGCATTGTAAAAGCTCCTATGCCAGTTAGAAATGCTCCGGGTGCTGGTGGTGCGGTTCATCTAAGCACATTACAAGCAGCAAACAAAAAAGCTGATCCAAACACAATTACTGTTTATTCACCGCCTATTTTGTTCTTTAACCTAAATGGTTCTAGCCCTTATGGTTTCCGTGATACAACACCTTTGGCAAGACTAATTGCCGATTATGCTGCATTCGTTGTTAAAGCAGATTCTCCATATCAAACAATCCACGATGTTATGGAGGCACTAAAAGAAAATCCAAAGGCTGTTAAAATCGGCGGAACTTCTGCGATTGGCTCTATGGACCATGTTCAATTCCTAATCATCGCACAAGCTGCTGGTGTTTCAAATATCGGTAAAATCGACTATGTTCCGTTCGATGACGGCGACGGTCCTGCTCAGCTACTAGGCGGACATATTGATCTATTCTCAACAGGTCTATCAGATGTTAAAGGCTTGGTTGAAAGCGGCGATTTAAGAGTTTTAGCTCAAACAGCTGAAAAACGCATTGGCGAAGGCAAAATGGCTGAAATTCCAACTTGTATCGAAAGCGGAATCAACGCAACTTTCATTAACTGGCGTGGTCTATTTGGCACACCTGATATGCCGGGCTATGCGGTTAAATTCTGGCGAGATGCTCTAAGAGCACTACAAGATACAAAAGAATGGACACAAGTTTGCAAGGAAAAAGGATGGGATAACATCTATATGGATGCTCCTGAATTCGTAAGATTCTTGGAAAAAACAGAGGGCGAGTATATCGGAGTTATGAAAGAAATCGGTATGCTTAAAAAATAA
- a CDS encoding MFS transporter, whose protein sequence is MKNKFVYILAFSHLCCDINQGALVAILPFLIASYHYDYATAASLVMVSNIVGSLIQPVFGSLADKKNTPYIIPLGLILAGGGIALSGVAPSFAVLCAVVMITGIGVAMFHPQAARAINKCSNPHNKAQNIGIFSFGGILGFSLGPLFMTAIISAFGLKGTLIFIIPQICVSTLYRFFYAEFKRLGEITPKTATNTQTSGVDDWGGFYKLMALICGRSIIFHGFNTFLALYFIYKFDQSKAYANTVLSAYIGVSAIFTLLGGRFADKFGFTKMIKISFLCLLPIMIMLASTQNLGFAVVLLAPLGIFLALSYSPIIALGQGYLPNRVGLASGVTFGLTVSIGGIFAPILGLIADKFGLGYVLYTLCGVCVLPLIMAFFLPNLEKRQSL, encoded by the coding sequence ATGAAAAACAAATTTGTCTATATTTTGGCATTTTCGCATTTGTGCTGTGATATAAATCAAGGCGCACTCGTGGCAATTTTGCCGTTTTTAATCGCCAGCTATCACTACGATTACGCAACTGCTGCAAGCCTAGTCATGGTCTCAAATATCGTCGGCTCGCTAATCCAGCCCGTTTTTGGCTCACTAGCTGATAAGAAAAACACACCTTACATTATCCCGCTAGGTCTTATTTTAGCAGGTGGCGGTATCGCGCTAAGTGGCGTTGCGCCCTCGTTTGCCGTGCTTTGCGCGGTCGTGATGATCACAGGAATTGGCGTGGCGATGTTTCACCCACAAGCCGCAAGAGCCATAAATAAATGCTCTAATCCGCACAACAAAGCCCAAAATATCGGCATTTTCTCATTTGGCGGGATTTTGGGATTTTCTTTGGGACCGCTTTTTATGACGGCGATTATTAGTGCGTTTGGGCTAAAAGGCACGCTGATTTTCATAATTCCGCAAATTTGCGTTAGTACCCTGTATAGATTTTTTTACGCCGAATTTAAAAGACTTGGCGAAATTACACCCAAAACAGCCACAAACACCCAAACTAGCGGCGTCGATGACTGGGGCGGATTTTATAAACTCATGGCGTTAATCTGTGGGCGTTCTATCATTTTTCACGGATTTAATACATTTTTGGCACTTTATTTTATCTACAAATTTGACCAAAGCAAGGCTTACGCAAATACGGTTTTGAGTGCATATATCGGCGTGAGCGCGATTTTTACCCTTCTTGGCGGCAGGTTTGCCGATAAATTCGGCTTTACAAAGATGATAAAAATCTCATTTCTTTGCCTTTTGCCGATTATGATAATGCTAGCAAGCACGCAAAATTTGGGCTTTGCTGTGGTTTTATTAGCACCGCTTGGCATTTTTCTAGCTCTTTCTTATAGCCCGATTATCGCGCTTGGGCAGGGTTATTTGCCAAACCGCGTTGGGCTTGCTTCTGGCGTTACATTTGGGCTGACTGTTAGTATTGGTGGGATTTTTGCGCCGATTTTGGGCTTAATAGCCGATAAATTTGGGCTAGGATATGTTTTATACACGCTTTGCGGGGTTTGCGTTTTGCCACTAATCATGGCGTTTTTCTTGCCAAATTTAGAAAAAAGGCAAAGCTTATGA
- a CDS encoding DUF4405 domain-containing protein — MSKKSQKHLTDIFLAFLLILLMSSQSTEQRAHEFIGVFALFVVFIHQILNSWWYKLKILKNSSNLAQNFINLALIISFAISIISGLAMSKYAAAIFSGFMKISFARVLHLCATHWFFVFAGLHIGFHALNLAKKLKPSTFANALIVGSWLISLYGFWLFLDTGMIDYMLGKVQFAFLDFKIPLYQSMLSGAIMLFSWAFIGFLVAKFIKNLKEAK; from the coding sequence ATGAGTAAAAAAAGCCAAAAACATCTAACCGACATTTTTCTGGCGTTTTTGTTAATTTTGCTTATGAGTTCGCAATCCACAGAGCAAAGAGCGCACGAATTTATCGGCGTTTTTGCTCTTTTTGTGGTTTTTATCCACCAAATTTTAAACTCGTGGTGGTATAAGCTCAAAATTTTAAAAAATTCATCAAATTTGGCTCAAAATTTCATAAATTTAGCCCTTATAATTTCTTTTGCAATCTCCATAATATCAGGTCTAGCGATGAGTAAATACGCCGCGGCTATTTTTAGCGGATTTATGAAAATTTCATTTGCTAGGGTGCTTCATCTGTGCGCTACGCACTGGTTTTTTGTGTTTGCTGGGCTTCATATCGGTTTTCACGCGCTAAATTTAGCCAAAAAACTAAAACCAAGCACTTTCGCAAATGCCCTAATCGTCGGCTCGTGGCTAATTTCGCTTTATGGATTTTGGCTATTTTTAGATACTGGCATGATTGATTACATGCTTGGCAAAGTGCAATTTGCATTTTTGGATTTTAAAATTCCGCTTTACCAAAGTATGCTAAGCGGTGCCATAATGCTCTTTTCATGGGCGTTTATCGGATTTTTAGTAGCCAAATTTATCAAAAATTTAAAGGAAGCAAAATGA
- a CDS encoding tripartite tricarboxylate transporter permease — MDSLQLLMQGFGVALEPMNIFWVTLGGVLGTIVGMLPGLGPAAGVAILLPLTFSMGAVPALITMAGVYYGAMYGGSRSSILINTPGDGAAIAAMWDGYPMAQQGRAEAALAISAIASFFGGLIATVFMVFLSIPVAKFALKFGPAEYFLLFVFALTATAVMEKQRLKGFIMMIVGLMISTIGLDPQSGVQRFTFDLLSLHGGIDFLIVIIAIFAFGEVLRSFENIGEGKKQVQKKFGRIWITKEDWMLSKGAIFRSAPMGFLIGVLPGAGGTVAAIMAYNTQKSFSKQPYKFGKGAIDGVAAPESANNAASVGAMIPMLTLGVPGSGTTAVMLGALTILGMQPGPLLFQNQSTIVWGLIASMFVGNVILAFVNIPLAGLLVRVLSVPPKILYPVVLAFTFLGVYAISAATSDFYILLIFGIIGYLLSRANFPMTPLVLACIVGKGMEQYFRKAYKLHDGDLSIFVGSPLCWTFIVLTALVVLLPIIRSKFKKESKNNKNTF; from the coding sequence ATGGATAGTTTGCAATTATTAATGCAAGGTTTTGGTGTTGCACTAGAACCTATGAATATATTTTGGGTTACGCTTGGTGGTGTGTTAGGAACTATCGTAGGAATGTTACCTGGTCTTGGACCTGCTGCTGGTGTTGCGATACTTTTACCACTAACATTTTCTATGGGAGCCGTTCCTGCGCTTATTACTATGGCGGGAGTTTATTACGGTGCGATGTATGGCGGTTCTAGGTCTTCGATTTTGATAAATACTCCGGGAGACGGCGCTGCGATTGCTGCTATGTGGGACGGTTATCCTATGGCACAGCAAGGCAGAGCAGAAGCAGCACTCGCTATCTCAGCTATTGCTTCGTTTTTTGGCGGCTTGATAGCTACTGTCTTTATGGTATTTTTATCGATTCCCGTTGCTAAATTTGCACTGAAATTTGGACCTGCCGAGTATTTCTTGCTTTTTGTTTTTGCATTAACGGCAACTGCGGTTATGGAAAAACAGCGCTTAAAAGGCTTTATTATGATGATTGTAGGTCTTATGATAAGCACTATTGGGCTAGATCCACAATCTGGCGTTCAAAGATTTACATTTGATCTATTATCACTTCACGGCGGTATTGATTTTCTAATCGTAATCATTGCAATATTTGCGTTTGGCGAAGTTTTAAGAAGCTTTGAAAATATAGGCGAAGGCAAAAAACAAGTTCAGAAAAAATTCGGTCGAATTTGGATTACAAAAGAAGACTGGATGTTAAGCAAGGGTGCTATTTTTAGAAGTGCCCCTATGGGATTTTTAATCGGCGTACTCCCTGGTGCCGGTGGAACGGTGGCTGCGATTATGGCGTATAATACACAAAAATCGTTCTCAAAACAACCTTATAAATTTGGCAAAGGTGCCATTGACGGTGTTGCTGCTCCTGAATCAGCTAATAACGCAGCTTCTGTTGGAGCTATGATCCCTATGCTGACTTTGGGTGTTCCTGGATCTGGAACGACTGCTGTTATGCTTGGAGCTTTGACTATTTTAGGTATGCAGCCAGGACCATTGCTATTTCAAAATCAATCAACCATCGTTTGGGGATTAATCGCCAGTATGTTTGTGGGAAATGTCATTTTGGCTTTTGTAAATATCCCGCTTGCAGGACTTTTGGTAAGGGTTTTATCTGTTCCACCAAAAATTTTATATCCAGTAGTCTTAGCTTTCACATTTTTAGGTGTTTATGCTATAAGTGCAGCTACAAGTGATTTTTACATATTACTTATATTTGGAATTATTGGCTATTTGCTATCAAGGGCAAATTTCCCTATGACACCACTAGTTTTAGCGTGTATCGTAGGAAAAGGCATGGAGCAGTATTTTAGAAAAGCTTATAAGCTTCATGACGGAGATTTGAGCATTTTTGTCGGTTCTCCTTTGTGCTGGACTTTTATTGTTTTAACTGCTTTGGTCGTCCTGCTTCCTATAATTAGAAGCAAATTTAAAAAAGAATCTAAAAACAACAAAAACACATTTTAA
- a CDS encoding aldo/keto reductase — MQRREFLKNSAILGSVALLGGALNLNANSQNLKGEAMKFITLNNGNKMPILGYGVYQIPQNDTQRCVEDAISAGYRSIDTAQAYQNELGVGAAVNSAIKGGIKREEFFITTKIWVSNATESGVLRSFEASMKKLGLDYLDLLLLHQPYNDIYGAWRAMSRLKNEGRIKSIGVSNFYPDRLVDFALNNEIKPAVNQIELNPFHQRKFDREIAKKYGIAVQSWASFGEGRNDMFNNPILKKIGEKYGKSVAQTILRYLIQLDVIIIPKTTRKERMVENFSVFDFELSQTDMQTIAAMDEQKSLFSEVYHNDPATVERLNGWKLPD, encoded by the coding sequence ATGCAAAGGCGAGAATTTTTAAAAAATTCTGCGATCTTAGGTAGCGTGGCACTGCTTGGCGGTGCGTTAAATTTAAACGCGAATTCGCAAAATTTAAAAGGAGAAGCTATGAAATTTATCACTTTAAACAACGGCAACAAAATGCCTATTTTAGGATACGGCGTGTATCAAATCCCGCAAAACGACACCCAAAGGTGCGTTGAAGACGCTATTAGCGCGGGATACCGCTCTATCGACACGGCTCAGGCGTATCAAAATGAGCTTGGCGTGGGTGCGGCGGTAAATTCGGCGATAAAGGGCGGAATTAAGCGAGAAGAGTTTTTTATCACAACCAAAATTTGGGTTAGCAACGCGACAGAAAGTGGCGTTTTACGCAGTTTTGAAGCTAGTATGAAAAAGCTGGGCTTAGATTATCTTGATTTGCTTTTACTTCATCAGCCATATAATGATATTTACGGAGCGTGGCGGGCAATGAGCCGCTTAAAAAACGAAGGACGCATAAAATCAATCGGCGTTAGCAATTTTTATCCCGATCGCTTAGTGGATTTTGCTCTAAATAACGAAATCAAACCCGCCGTTAATCAAATCGAGCTAAATCCATTTCATCAGCGTAAATTTGACCGCGAAATCGCCAAAAAATACGGCATAGCTGTGCAAAGCTGGGCTAGTTTTGGCGAAGGTAGAAACGATATGTTTAACAACCCAATTCTCAAAAAAATCGGCGAAAAATACGGCAAGAGCGTCGCTCAGACGATTTTGCGCTATCTTATCCAGCTTGATGTTATCATCATACCAAAAACCACTCGCAAAGAGCGTATGGTTGAAAATTTCAGCGTTTTTGACTTTGAACTAAGCCAAACTGATATGCAAACAATCGCTGCAATGGACGAGCAAAAATCTCTTTTTAGCGAAGTTTATCACAACGACCCTGCGACAGTAGAGCGATTAAACGGCTGGAAACTGCCTGATTAA